One segment of Dermochelys coriacea isolate rDerCor1 chromosome 5, rDerCor1.pri.v4, whole genome shotgun sequence DNA contains the following:
- the TMEM215 gene encoding transmembrane protein 215, giving the protein MRPDDINPRTGLVVALVSVFLVFGFMFTVSGMKGETLGDIPLLAIGPAICLPGIAAIALTRKTDGCTKWPDNKRPCSKKAKDKEVVELLRTPSDLESGKSSCDELAKKAYLKDRKVLKGEDSVSICTTTTTTGECKSLIKRVDQEEMLRYLETCYPEMPGNVLVGEGPTYSALEKKSSPPWDSVACPDTEDNIFVAPKDSIIVCSYKENSSYNRYCCYINPTRVSSDHETIV; this is encoded by the coding sequence ATGAGACCAGACGACATTAACCCTAGGACGGGACTAGTGGTGGCTTTGGTCAGTGTCTTCCTTGTTTTTGGCTTCATGTTTACCGTTTCTGGGATGAAAGGGGAGACCCTGGGAGACATCCCCCTCCTGGCAATAGGACCTGCTATTTGCTTGCCGGGTATCGCTGCCATTGCACTAACGAGGAAAACAGATGGCTGCACCAAATGGCCTGACAACAAACGACCCTGCAGCAAAAAGGCGAAAGACAAGGAAGTGGTGGAGCTGCTGAGAACGCCCTCGGATCTGGAATCGGGCAAAAGCAGCTGCGATGAGCTCGCCAAGAAGGCATACCTGAAGGACAGGAAAGTGCTGAAGGGAGAGGACTCTGTGTCCAtctgcaccaccaccaccaccacgggaGAATGCAAGAGCCTGATCAAAAGGGTGgaccaggaggagatgctgagatACCTGGAGACCTGCTACCCGGAGATGCCTGGGAACGTGCTAGTGGGAGAGGGTCCCACTTACAGTGCCTTGGAAAAGAAGAGTTCTCCTCCCTGGGACAGTGTTGCCTGCCCTGACACAGAGGACAACATTTTTGTGGCTCCAAAAGACAGTATAATTGTCTGTTCCTACAAGGAGAATAGCAGTTACAACAGATATTGTTGTTATATAAACCCTACTAGAGTCAGCTCAGACCATGAGACTATAGTTTGA